GATCGTATGTGATCCGCGCCCCACTTCATGTGCCGGTGGCACCCGACGCGGCTACTGGTCGCGGTACATCTCCGCGACGAGGAACGCCAGGTCGAGGGACTGGCTGCGGTTCAGACGCGGGTCGCAGGCCGTCTCGTAGCGCTGGTGCAGATCGTCGACGAAGATCTCGTCGCCGCCGCCCACGCACTCGGTGACGTCGTCGCCGGTCAGCTCCACATGGATGCCGCCCGGGTGCGTGCCCAGCGCCTTGTGGACCTCGAAGAAGCCCTTGACCTCGTCGAGCACGTCGTCGAAGCGGCGGGTCTTGTGGCCGGAGGCCGCCTCGAAGGTGTTGCCGTGCATCGGGTCGGTCACCCAGGCCACCACCGCACCGGACGCCGTGACCTTTTCGACCAGCTCGGGGAGCTTGTCGCGGACCTTGTCGGCGCCCATGCGGACGATGAAGGTCACCCGGCCCGGCTCGCGCTCCGGGTCGAGACGGTCGATGTACTGAAGCGCCTCCTCGGCCGTCGTCGTCGGGCCGAGCTTGATGCCGATCGGGTTGCGGATCTTCGAGGCGAACTCGATGTGCGCGCCGTCCAGCTGGCGGGTGCGCTCACCGATCCACACCATGTGCCCCGAGACGTCGTACAGCTGCCCGGTACGCGAGTCGACCCGGGTCAGGGCGGACTCGTAGTCGAGCAGCAGCGCCTCGTGCGAGGAGAAGAACTCGACGGTCTTGAACTCCTCCGGGTCGGCCCCGCAGGCGTGCATGAAGTTCAGCGCGTTGTCGATCTCCCGCGCGAGCTGCTCGTAGCGCTGCCCGGACGGCGACGACTTCACGAAGTCCTGGTTCCAGGCATGCACCTGGCGCAGGTCGGCGTAGCCGCCGGTGGTGAAGGCGCGCACCAGGTTGAGCGTCGAGGCGGACGCGTTGTACATCCGCTTCAGGCGCTCGGGGTCCGGGACGCGGGCCGTCTCGGTGAAGTCGAAGCCGTTGACGGAGTCGCCGCGGTAGGTCGGCAGGGTGACGCCGTCGCGGGTCTCGGTCGGCTTGGAGCGCGGCTTGGAGTACTGGCCGGCGATCCGGCCGACCTTCACGACCGGGACGGAGGCCGCGTACGTGAGCACGGCACCCATCTGGAGCAGGGTCTTGAGCTTCTGGCGGATGTGGTCGGCGGACACGGCGTCGAAGGCCTCGGCGCAGTCACCGCCCTGGAGCAGGAACGCCTCGCCCTTGGCGACGGCTCCCATCCGGGCGCGCAGCTGGTCGCACTCGCCCGCGAAGACGAGCGGCGGATACGACTCGAGGTCCGCGATCACTGCGCGCAGAGCCTCGGGGTCGGGGTACTCGGGCTGCTGCGCCGCGGGCAGGTCTCGCCAGGTGTTGCCAGCGCCGGGGCTGGTCTTAGCGTTCACGGTCACGACGTCAACATTACGGGGTCGTGTCGGGCGTCCCTTCACATGCTCATCAATTGAGACGGGCCGCGCTCGATCGACGGAACCCCGGCGGGGCCCGGAACGCCCTGGAGCGCCTGGATCCGAGTCCCCGCCGGAGCGTGGGTGACCGCTAGCGGCCGTCGTACGTCAGTGCAGGTTCTGCACGGCCGAGTCGGTGAAGCCGACGGCGAAGACCGAGCGCAGCGACAGGTTCGCCGAGGCGTTGTAGCCGTCGCAGGCGTTGCCGGCCTCCGAGACGGCCGGGAACTCGTACGGGTAGGAGGCCCGCAGCGAGGTGCCGGCGCAGATGCCCTCCGTCAGCCCCCACAGCTCGTCCACCTGGGTGGTGTCGAGCTTCGGCCAGTAGCTGAGCGCCTGCGGCGAGCCGACCGCCCAGTTGCCGCCGGAGCCGCAGCTGGTCACGGCCCGGGTGTCGCCCACCCAGGTGTGCGAGAACACGGCGGGCTTGGTGCCGCAGCCCTTGCTGAAGTCGAAGTTCAGCAGACCCGAGCTGTCCGTCCAGCTCATGCCGCCCTGGAGGCCCAGATAGCCGCCGGTCACGTAGGCGTCCTGGATCACGGTCTTGCCGCCGGACATGTTCAGCAGCCCCGGGTAGGTCGAGGCGCTCGTCGGGTTGAGCTGGTAGCGCACCACGCGCGCGCCGGTCGCCGAGCCGTACCACTCGCCGGTGACCAGCTTGTACGGGGAGCCGCCGGTCTTGTCGAGGGAGAGCCAGGAGTAGCAGAGCTGCTGCGCGTCCGGCGTCCCGTCGCCCGCGTCGGTGGCGCAGGAGTCCGGCGTGCCCGACTGCTGGTAGTAGTGGACCTCGGGCAGCACGTACGGGTAGCCGCAGGCGCTGGACTTGCCACCGCTGACGCCGTACGAGTTGAGGCCGGAGCCGTAGGTGTCGACCTTCGCCATCTTGTTGATGTCGAAGACCCGGATGCCGTGGGCCGTGTCGGTGACGTAGATGTAGTTCGCGTACCAGGCGATGCCGCCGCCATGGCCGGTGACGAACTTGAAGTTCGAACCGCTGCTGGTCGGCTCGGCGAGCAGGACGTGGCGGTACTTGCCGGTGTCCCGGTCGATGAAGCTGAGCTTCAGCAGGTTGTTCGTCTTGCAGCCGTCATTGGCCTCGAGGTCGCCGGCCGCGTTGGTCTTGAACGTCTTGTAGTGCCAGACGACCGCCGTGACGTGCTTGCCCTGGATGGCCCCGTCGCCGCCGTCCGCGCTGCCGGTGGTGCTCATGCCCTGCGGGAACCAGCGCGGCGTGGTGTCGTCGGCGTGCGCCGAGGACCAGCACCAGGCGACCTTCTTGGTGACGGGCGGCAGCGCCTTCGTCTCGTCACCCGTACAGGAGCGCATGGAGCGCAGGTTCATCCAGGTGTCGGTGGCCCCGGACGAGTCCTTCGTGAAGTCGGTGGTGACGACGTCCGAGAGGTTGACGTGGTTCGTCAGGACGTTGTTGTAGAGGTTGTTCGTGTCCGACGTGTAGTCGGTGTCGGTCATCTTGAACTGGTCGGTGCCCAGCGTCATCTTCGACACGACCGCGCCGTCGGCGACCGCGGACTGTCCGGTGAGCCCGGCGAACACAGCGGCTGTCGCGGTAATGACCGCAAGGGATTTGAATCTCCGTATGAGTGCCACATGCACCCTTCCAGTAGGTGAACGCGACATGTCCCGTCCGGAACATGCCAAAGCAGAAGGTGATCATAGGCGGGGCACGGGTGGGGTGGACGGCGCGGCATGGGGTAGGGTGCGGCGCATGTTTGCGCACTCGAACCAGAACTGGTGGTGGACCGCTCATCCGGCGGCCCACTGACTGCGCGTACGCAAAACTTCGCGAAGGCCGCCC
The Streptomyces sp. CGMCC 4.7035 DNA segment above includes these coding regions:
- a CDS encoding class II 3-deoxy-7-phosphoheptulonate synthase — its product is MTVNAKTSPGAGNTWRDLPAAQQPEYPDPEALRAVIADLESYPPLVFAGECDQLRARMGAVAKGEAFLLQGGDCAEAFDAVSADHIRQKLKTLLQMGAVLTYAASVPVVKVGRIAGQYSKPRSKPTETRDGVTLPTYRGDSVNGFDFTETARVPDPERLKRMYNASASTLNLVRAFTTGGYADLRQVHAWNQDFVKSSPSGQRYEQLAREIDNALNFMHACGADPEEFKTVEFFSSHEALLLDYESALTRVDSRTGQLYDVSGHMVWIGERTRQLDGAHIEFASKIRNPIGIKLGPTTTAEEALQYIDRLDPEREPGRVTFIVRMGADKVRDKLPELVEKVTASGAVVAWVTDPMHGNTFEAASGHKTRRFDDVLDEVKGFFEVHKALGTHPGGIHVELTGDDVTECVGGGDEIFVDDLHQRYETACDPRLNRSQSLDLAFLVAEMYRDQ
- a CDS encoding trp operon leader peptide — translated: MFAHSNQNWWWTAHPAAH